In Hoeflea ulvae, one genomic interval encodes:
- a CDS encoding ABC transporter substrate-binding protein, which yields MTMKLKTTLFGLMAATFLSTAVAGAEELKIWTINYTSEKQVSALTAAEAEFEKLNPGVDVEIVMRGTDEHKTALRVASGSDTGPDIYAYWAGLGLGGEYVQAGMSADLSKYYESYGWGDRLTVPSLAFTESFAEGRHGIPFRFSGEVVYYNKDLFAKAGIEGEPQSYDELKAAAVKLKEAGIPAFTFGGTVNWHVMRLMDVILETTCGAEKHDALMAMESDWATEPCALAAFTEMKWWTDDHFLKPFMGIDNRQATTLWFADRAAMMLEGDWHVPTIDENSEMSKYGMFPFPTGTGRLYGFAEYMYISTKSDKADLAAKFLDMFTSDEFQAAHIGAFGALSVNRNVKQGDDALELHKEWLDVFANAKGTFVNGDQAFPLDVTTEYFRIINELASGNLEPQAAADAMARFIANR from the coding sequence ATGACAATGAAACTCAAAACGACACTATTTGGCCTCATGGCCGCAACTTTTCTGTCAACCGCCGTGGCCGGTGCCGAAGAGCTCAAGATCTGGACCATCAACTACACGTCCGAAAAGCAGGTTTCGGCGCTGACAGCCGCGGAGGCCGAATTCGAGAAACTCAATCCGGGTGTCGATGTCGAGATCGTCATGCGCGGCACCGATGAGCACAAGACCGCGCTGCGCGTGGCGTCCGGTTCCGACACGGGCCCCGATATCTATGCCTATTGGGCCGGTCTCGGCCTGGGCGGCGAATATGTCCAGGCCGGCATGAGCGCCGATCTGTCGAAATATTACGAGAGCTATGGCTGGGGCGACCGCCTCACGGTCCCGTCACTGGCATTCACCGAAAGCTTTGCCGAGGGCAGGCACGGCATCCCGTTCCGCTTTTCGGGTGAGGTCGTCTATTACAACAAGGATCTCTTCGCCAAGGCCGGAATCGAGGGGGAACCGCAAAGCTATGACGAGCTCAAGGCCGCCGCGGTCAAGCTGAAGGAAGCCGGGATCCCGGCCTTCACCTTCGGTGGCACGGTCAACTGGCATGTGATGCGCCTGATGGACGTGATCCTTGAAACCACCTGCGGCGCCGAAAAACATGATGCGCTGATGGCCATGGAAAGTGACTGGGCCACCGAACCCTGCGCCCTGGCCGCCTTCACCGAGATGAAGTGGTGGACCGACGACCATTTCCTCAAGCCGTTCATGGGCATCGACAACCGCCAGGCCACAACGCTGTGGTTCGCCGACCGTGCAGCCATGATGCTTGAGGGCGACTGGCACGTGCCGACCATCGACGAGAATTCGGAGATGTCGAAATACGGCATGTTCCCGTTCCCGACCGGCACCGGGCGCCTCTACGGATTTGCGGAATACATGTATATCTCGACCAAGTCGGACAAGGCCGATCTGGCGGCGAAGTTCCTCGACATGTTCACCTCGGACGAATTCCAGGCAGCACATATCGGTGCCTTTGGCGCATTGTCGGTGAACCGCAACGTCAAGCAGGGCGACGATGCGCTGGAGCTGCACAAGGAGTGGCTCGACGTGTTTGCCAATGCCAAGGGCACCTTCGTCAATGGCGACCAGGCCTTTCCGCTGGATGTGACGACCGAGTATTTCCGGATCATCAACGAGCTGGCCTCGGGCAATCTGGAGCCGCAGGCAGCGGCTGACGCGATGGCCCGGTTCATCGCCAACCGGTAA
- a CDS encoding carbohydrate ABC transporter permease: MMDDMSSTETPRKRRDPVLIGLWISLVAVALIWLAPVVFITFTSLKSEAEIFSSAAFAFPADVQWSNYSVAWAKGNFNQTFVNSSVITVVKVPLGLLISAMAAYALAQINMGWNKLLLVFVLFGAMIPFQVMLAPLFTLVNSMGLIDTYPGIILPYLAFGVPYQVFILHGFFRAVPKELTEAALIDGASHFTIFRRIFLPVSLPVLSALLILDFVSTWNEFAMALVLLQDKNMWNLPLGLMSYQGQFSNNYGQLNAAIVMTVLPATIVYLIFQRYFVSGLTSGAVKG; this comes from the coding sequence ATGATGGATGACATGTCTTCGACCGAGACCCCGCGCAAGCGCCGCGACCCGGTTCTGATCGGGCTGTGGATATCGCTGGTGGCCGTGGCGCTGATCTGGCTGGCTCCGGTGGTGTTCATCACCTTCACCTCGCTGAAATCAGAAGCCGAGATCTTCAGTTCCGCCGCCTTTGCCTTTCCAGCGGACGTGCAGTGGAGCAATTACAGCGTGGCCTGGGCCAAGGGCAATTTCAACCAGACATTCGTCAACAGCTCGGTCATCACCGTGGTCAAGGTGCCGCTCGGCCTGCTGATCTCGGCGATGGCGGCCTATGCGCTGGCGCAGATCAATATGGGCTGGAACAAGCTGCTCTTGGTGTTTGTGCTGTTCGGCGCCATGATCCCGTTCCAGGTGATGCTGGCGCCGCTGTTCACGCTGGTCAATTCGATGGGCCTGATCGACACCTATCCCGGCATCATCCTGCCCTATCTGGCCTTCGGCGTGCCCTACCAGGTGTTCATCCTGCACGGCTTCTTCCGGGCGGTGCCCAAGGAGCTCACGGAAGCCGCGCTGATCGACGGAGCCAGCCATTTCACCATCTTCCGGCGGATTTTTCTGCCGGTCTCGCTGCCGGTGCTGTCCGCTCTGCTGATCCTCGATTTTGTGTCGACCTGGAACGAATTCGCCATGGCGCTGGTGCTGTTGCAGGACAAGAACATGTGGAACCTGCCGCTCGGACTGATGTCCTACCAGGGCCAGTTTTCCAACAATTACGGGCAGCTGAATGCGGCCATCGTGATGACGGTGCTGCCGGCGACAATCGTGTACCTGATTTTCCAGCGCTACTTCGTCAGCGGCCTGACATCGGGCGCGGTGAAAGGCTGA
- a CDS encoding carbohydrate ABC transporter permease, giving the protein MPKMDPFRTPRGQAIVLMAPALAVYSLFAIWPMIDVVILSFQDWNGIRDHRDWVGLQNYYHILYNDPVFWVAFQNTVIWTVLSVVFPPLLGLLLALGLNQRLIGRAPLRAIYYLPVIIAPIAVATMWRWMYDPFFGLFTQLLTDMGLSGWVVDWLGDKDVALYSIFVAYVWQSVGFSMVLFLAGLQSVDKSLVDAAHIDGANRREIFKHVTLPALRPTMTIVIVLSTISSLKAFDIVYGMTGGGPAQSTQMLALWAFTQSMQIFDYGRGSAVSVVLLAITLMIVVPYMRWSQRREEEVR; this is encoded by the coding sequence ATGCCGAAAATGGATCCGTTTCGAACACCGCGCGGTCAGGCCATCGTCCTGATGGCCCCGGCGCTGGCCGTCTATTCCCTCTTCGCCATCTGGCCGATGATCGATGTGGTGATCCTGAGCTTTCAGGACTGGAACGGGATCCGGGATCACCGCGACTGGGTCGGCCTGCAAAATTACTATCACATCCTCTACAATGATCCGGTGTTCTGGGTCGCGTTCCAGAATACCGTGATCTGGACGGTGCTGTCGGTGGTGTTTCCGCCGCTGCTCGGGCTGTTGCTGGCGCTGGGTCTGAACCAGCGGCTGATCGGGCGTGCGCCGCTGCGGGCGATCTACTACCTGCCTGTCATCATCGCGCCCATTGCGGTGGCGACCATGTGGCGCTGGATGTATGATCCGTTCTTCGGCCTGTTCACGCAATTGTTGACCGACATGGGTCTGTCCGGATGGGTCGTCGACTGGCTCGGCGACAAGGATGTCGCGCTCTATTCCATCTTCGTCGCCTATGTCTGGCAGAGCGTCGGTTTTTCCATGGTGCTGTTTCTGGCCGGTCTGCAAAGCGTGGACAAGTCGCTGGTCGATGCCGCCCATATCGATGGCGCCAACCGCCGCGAGATCTTCAAGCATGTGACCTTGCCCGCGTTGCGGCCGACGATGACCATCGTCATTGTGCTTTCGACAATCTCCTCGCTCAAGGCCTTTGACATCGTCTACGGCATGACCGGCGGCGGGCCTGCCCAATCGACCCAGATGCTGGCGTTGTGGGCCTTTACCCAATCCATGCAGATCTTCGATTACGGCCGCGGTTCTGCCGTCTCGGTGGTGCTGCTCGCAATCACCCTGATGATCGTCGTGCCCTATATGCGCTGGTCGCAACGCCGCGAGGAGGAGGTCCGATGA
- a CDS encoding FadR/GntR family transcriptional regulator, whose product MTVKHSYPSAPTEVAASLPRGAARDAVEELGRRIVNDVYPQGEPIPTEPELAESLGVSRTTIRDAIKVLSGKGMIRTARRYGTKVRPISEWHLLDSDVISWHEPTHSRLGQMFVETTELRCIFEPAAAELAAQRATPEQVRNILESAHALLPGTLSTTELYAEDSRFHCTILDATCNLMMRQLRPMIISILRISYEFGVQTENGGTPFREGHIRVAEAIRDRNGALARHEMEHMLEANRETANAYWSTRNARATGG is encoded by the coding sequence ATGACTGTGAAGCACTCGTATCCGTCTGCGCCAACCGAAGTGGCAGCCTCATTGCCGCGCGGTGCGGCGCGGGATGCCGTCGAGGAACTGGGCCGCAGAATCGTCAATGATGTCTACCCCCAGGGCGAACCGATCCCGACCGAGCCGGAACTGGCGGAGTCGCTTGGTGTCAGCCGGACCACCATCCGCGACGCCATCAAGGTTCTGTCCGGCAAGGGCATGATCCGCACGGCGCGGCGATACGGAACCAAGGTCCGCCCGATCAGCGAGTGGCACCTTCTCGATTCCGACGTCATTTCCTGGCACGAGCCGACCCATAGCCGCCTCGGCCAGATGTTCGTGGAAACCACCGAACTGCGCTGCATCTTCGAACCGGCCGCCGCCGAGCTCGCAGCCCAGCGCGCCACGCCCGAGCAGGTGCGGAACATCCTTGAATCGGCGCACGCCCTGCTACCCGGCACATTGAGCACCACCGAGCTCTATGCCGAAGACAGCCGGTTCCACTGCACCATTCTGGATGCCACCTGCAATCTGATGATGCGGCAATTGCGCCCGATGATCATCAGCATCCTGCGGATTTCCTATGAATTCGGCGTGCAGACCGAAAATGGCGGCACCCCGTTTCGCGAAGGTCACATCCGCGTCGCCGAAGCCATTCGCGACCGCAACGGAGCCCTGGCCCGGCATGAAATGGAACATATGCTGGAAGCCAACCGGGAGACCGCCAACGCCTATTGGAGCACGCGCAACGCCCGGGCAACGGGTGGCTAG
- a CDS encoding enolase C-terminal domain-like protein, whose translation MKITSIKTIVVNADIRNWVFVKVVTDQPGLWGWGEATLEWKTRAVTGCVDDLAPLVVGEDPMRIEHIASRMARFSFWRLGAIGMSAASGIEQALWDIKGKALGVPVWQLLGGRVRDSIRVYTHPLRGRLEDAAADGDISAICDDIQQTVEMGYSAIKVGMIPYTGYDAPISAVRHVAKLAEAIRERVGDDIALMTDFHGRPESTRAAKAFIDVIAPIAPLFVEEPIQPGNARLMAELNRQVGCPLATGERLLQPEQFSDLVEQDAVTYVQPDLAHCMGFSGARRIAAIAEARNVGICPHNPMGPVASAVALQFDAATTNFVIQEECSGLVPWFEDICSAYPVSLVDGCWQLPDAPGTGIEIDETEAARHPFRQERILALDAILPDGTIANW comes from the coding sequence ATGAAGATCACCTCGATCAAGACCATCGTGGTCAATGCCGACATTCGCAACTGGGTGTTCGTCAAAGTCGTTACCGACCAGCCCGGCCTGTGGGGCTGGGGCGAGGCAACGCTGGAATGGAAGACCCGCGCCGTGACCGGATGCGTCGATGATCTGGCGCCACTGGTCGTCGGCGAGGATCCGATGCGGATCGAGCATATTGCCAGCCGCATGGCCCGGTTCAGCTTCTGGAGGCTGGGCGCCATCGGGATGAGTGCGGCTTCAGGCATCGAACAGGCGCTGTGGGACATCAAGGGGAAAGCCCTGGGTGTGCCGGTCTGGCAGTTGCTTGGCGGGCGGGTCCGCGACAGCATCAGGGTCTATACCCATCCACTGCGCGGACGCCTCGAAGATGCCGCTGCGGATGGCGACATTTCAGCTATTTGCGATGACATCCAGCAAACCGTCGAGATGGGATATTCGGCCATCAAGGTCGGGATGATCCCCTATACCGGGTATGACGCGCCGATATCCGCTGTTCGCCATGTCGCCAAGCTGGCGGAAGCAATCCGCGAGCGGGTGGGAGACGACATCGCCCTGATGACCGATTTTCACGGCCGGCCCGAATCCACACGTGCTGCCAAGGCCTTTATCGATGTGATTGCGCCGATCGCGCCGCTGTTCGTGGAAGAACCGATCCAGCCCGGCAATGCCCGGCTGATGGCCGAGTTGAACCGGCAGGTCGGATGCCCGCTGGCAACGGGAGAACGGCTCTTGCAGCCCGAGCAGTTTTCGGACCTGGTTGAGCAGGACGCCGTCACCTATGTGCAGCCCGACCTTGCGCACTGCATGGGGTTTTCCGGCGCCCGCCGGATCGCGGCGATTGCGGAGGCGCGCAATGTCGGCATCTGTCCGCACAACCCGATGGGCCCGGTGGCCAGCGCCGTTGCGCTGCAGTTCGATGCGGCGACCACCAATTTCGTCATCCAGGAAGAATGCTCCGGCCTGGTCCCCTGGTTCGAGGACATCTGTTCTGCCTATCCGGTCAGTCTGGTGGATGGCTGCTGGCAGTTACCCGACGCGCCGGGAACAGGCATCGAGATCGACGAGACCGAGGCTGCAAGGCACCCGTTCAGACAGGAGCGGATTCTGGCGTTGGATGCGATCCTGCCGGACGGAACAATCGCCAACTGGTGA